One Erysipelothrix amsterdamensis DNA window includes the following coding sequences:
- a CDS encoding helix-turn-helix domain-containing protein, which translates to MYLKTTSPQFLKYGQVQDHPSNFKVHRFFVEGKVPQYLKSVSVPVTLEVLEGIALVVILDPSGDPEQFVIHRIARLNPDIPYTVIPLTQSAVIEESIQSDGVYTVHHYENEQEVGYLPIRPKFYVTDIFSYYYSVKGKNYHFSGESHFYWEITYVDTGELVTEIDGKEFKLESQSMMLYFPNQFHKQRIEGDKSCSYLTIMFDMNINVHDIDHIKNKVFTCTQEMYNLFNSFIKHSTILETYNVPYSRDLMISYLQELIILVIQYDSPNHTQHLNSNPIQANFENELVNEINKYILNNICEPISVEDLCDHFAISRSSLQVLFKKNMDMPPKQYINDIKMMRAQVMILEENLPITEVAMRLGFSSIHYFSRKFKKQFGLSPTEYAQSLYNKNTSDD; encoded by the coding sequence TCGTTTCTTTGTGGAAGGAAAAGTTCCTCAGTACTTAAAGTCAGTATCAGTGCCCGTTACACTTGAAGTATTAGAAGGGATTGCATTGGTTGTGATTTTAGATCCATCAGGTGATCCAGAACAGTTTGTAATCCATCGGATTGCCCGATTAAATCCTGATATCCCTTATACCGTAATCCCACTTACACAAAGTGCTGTGATTGAAGAATCCATTCAATCGGATGGTGTTTACACCGTTCATCACTATGAGAATGAACAAGAGGTAGGTTACCTTCCGATACGTCCTAAGTTTTATGTTACCGATATTTTTTCATATTATTATAGTGTTAAAGGGAAAAACTATCATTTTTCTGGGGAATCGCATTTCTATTGGGAAATTACGTATGTGGATACAGGGGAGTTGGTTACGGAAATTGATGGGAAAGAATTCAAACTTGAAAGTCAAAGCATGATGCTTTATTTCCCAAATCAATTTCATAAACAACGCATTGAAGGGGATAAGTCCTGTTCTTACTTAACAATCATGTTTGACATGAATATTAATGTGCATGATATTGATCATATTAAAAATAAAGTCTTTACCTGTACACAAGAAATGTATAATTTGTTTAATAGTTTTATTAAACATTCAACGATTTTAGAAACATATAACGTACCGTATTCACGAGATCTCATGATTTCGTACTTGCAAGAACTGATCATCTTGGTCATTCAATATGACAGCCCAAATCACACACAACATTTGAACTCGAATCCTATTCAAGCTAATTTTGAAAATGAATTGGTAAATGAGATTAATAAGTATATCTTAAATAATATCTGTGAACCCATATCGGTAGAGGATTTATGTGATCACTTTGCGATCAGTCGTTCAAGTTTACAAGTTCTTTTTAAGAAAAACATGGACATGCCTCCAAAGCAGTATATTAATGATATTAAGATGATGCGAGCACAAGTCATGATTTTGGAAGAAAATTTACCCATTACTGAGGTAGCGATGCGTTTAGGTTTTAGTTCAATTCACTATTTCTCCCGTAAGTTTAAAAAACAATTTGGCTTGTCTCCCACCGAGTATGCGCAGTCTTTATATAATAAAAATACCAGCGATGATTAG
- the agaF gene encoding PTS galactosamine/N-acetylgalactosamine transporter subunit IIA translates to MIGIVVTGHGRFAEGLTSAVELIAGKQPSYESVLFLEEKGPEALSEDLKVAINNVNTGDGVLVFTDLKGGTPFKEAVMIATQQENVEVLTGTNLSMLLEASLMRLGEPLLHDFALSLSETGASQVDLFDIADLQRDDEIEDGDGI, encoded by the coding sequence ATGATTGGTATTGTCGTAACAGGACACGGACGTTTTGCGGAAGGCTTAACGTCTGCTGTAGAATTAATCGCTGGGAAACAACCCTCATATGAATCCGTTCTCTTTTTAGAGGAAAAAGGACCTGAGGCGTTGTCTGAAGACTTAAAAGTTGCAATCAACAACGTTAACACTGGAGATGGTGTTCTTGTCTTTACAGACTTAAAAGGTGGAACACCGTTTAAAGAAGCAGTCATGATTGCGACACAACAAGAAAACGTGGAAGTTCTCACAGGAACCAATTTATCCATGTTACTTGAAGCCAGTCTTATGAGACTTGGTGAACCATTACTCCACGATTTTGCTTTATCACTAAGCGAAACAGGAGCATCGCAAGTTGATCTCTTCGACATCGCAGACTTACAACGCGATGATGAGATTGAAGATGGCGATGGCATCTAA
- a CDS encoding SIS domain-containing protein has translation MFNNNEQTWKDLKAFDTANEIHQQPQTWDKTYHIVLERRQEIQNFINQVINESEYDVIFTGAGTSEFVGNALAPVLVKEFNSNFKSIATTDIVATPALFIDPVKPTLLVSFGRSGNSPESIAAVDVVNEINKNAKHLVITCNHEGKLALRDDENIYSIKLPKETNDLSFAMTSSFSNMFLAAFLAFNTENLESLYPSIKDIIRVGYAFNEEGYKVAMELVENFKFDRIVYLGDADQNGFAQESALKMLELTAGEVVTMHNSPLGFRHGPKSIVNGTTLTVVYMKEDPYTRQYQVDIIKEMSPQRNGNQIMVVDTMNDDVIRELVDVYVSINYNEDTNKDLVGLNMVMYAQVLSLYKSLDLDKSPDNPWPSGLVNRVVQGVIIYPYSYEEEK, from the coding sequence ATGTTTAACAACAATGAACAAACTTGGAAAGATCTCAAAGCATTTGATACCGCAAATGAAATCCACCAACAACCGCAAACATGGGATAAAACATACCATATTGTTTTAGAACGCCGTCAAGAAATCCAAAACTTTATTAATCAAGTGATTAATGAAAGTGAATACGATGTAATCTTTACCGGAGCGGGTACCAGTGAATTTGTAGGAAATGCACTTGCACCTGTACTTGTAAAGGAATTCAATTCAAATTTTAAATCAATTGCTACTACAGATATTGTGGCTACACCTGCTTTATTTATCGACCCTGTAAAACCTACATTACTTGTATCCTTTGGTCGTTCAGGTAACTCACCTGAATCCATTGCAGCTGTAGATGTTGTGAATGAAATCAATAAAAATGCGAAACACTTAGTGATTACATGTAATCACGAAGGAAAACTTGCACTTCGTGATGATGAAAACATCTACTCAATCAAACTACCTAAAGAAACAAATGACCTCTCATTTGCAATGACAAGTAGTTTCTCAAACATGTTCCTTGCTGCATTCTTGGCTTTTAATACGGAAAACCTTGAATCACTTTACCCTTCAATTAAAGACATTATCCGTGTGGGTTATGCATTTAATGAAGAAGGCTATAAAGTTGCGATGGAACTTGTAGAAAACTTTAAATTTGATCGTATTGTTTACCTTGGTGATGCAGATCAAAACGGATTCGCTCAAGAATCTGCATTAAAAATGCTTGAACTGACTGCAGGTGAAGTTGTGACAATGCATAACTCACCACTCGGCTTCCGTCATGGTCCTAAATCAATTGTAAATGGTACAACACTGACAGTTGTCTATATGAAAGAAGATCCTTATACACGTCAATATCAAGTTGATATTATTAAGGAAATGAGTCCTCAACGTAATGGAAACCAAATCATGGTTGTGGATACTATGAATGATGATGTGATTCGTGAACTCGTTGATGTTTATGTTTCAATTAACTATAATGAAGATACAAACAAAGATTTAGTGGGACTTAATATGGTTATGTATGCACAAGTATTATCCCTTTACAAATCTCTTGATTTAGATAAGTCACCGGATAATCCATGGCCATCAGGACTTGTAAACCGTGTCGTACAAGGTGTTATTATTTATCCATATTCCTACGAGGAGGAAAAATAG
- a CDS encoding thiamine-binding protein, with the protein MNASVAIQILPNTTSNEETIRIVDEVIAYIAQTGLNYVVGPFETSIEGDYDELMEIVKNCQLIAVKAGADKVSAYVKIAYAPTAHILTIDEKITKHQK; encoded by the coding sequence ATGAACGCAAGTGTAGCAATTCAGATTTTACCGAATACAACTTCAAATGAAGAAACAATTCGTATTGTGGACGAGGTGATCGCATATATTGCGCAAACAGGTCTAAATTATGTTGTAGGGCCGTTTGAAACATCTATAGAAGGGGATTATGATGAATTGATGGAAATTGTAAAGAACTGTCAACTCATTGCTGTTAAGGCAGGTGCGGATAAAGTATCAGCATATGTAAAGATTGCTTATGCACCCACAGCCCACATTCTCACCATCGATGAAAAAATCACAAAACATCAAAAATAA
- a CDS encoding ABC transporter permease, translating into MKKSQNIKNKLLSVSAIVGLLVLWQGLSSLGVIPRFMLPAPSDVVKAFNNDFSLLMYHARTTLLEAFLGLTFGILLGFIFAVVMDHVSWFHKMFYPLIILTQTIPTVALAPLLVLWMGYGLLPKITLIILTSFFPITMGCMNGFQSCDKDALNLMKSMGANTLQTFRHIKFPHALPYFFSSLKISVSYSLIGAVIAEWLGGYSGLGVYMTRVRKSYSFDKMFAVIFFISFLSLVLMGFVSWLQKRTQPWLDAETLQRDGADNS; encoded by the coding sequence ATGAAAAAATCACAAAACATCAAAAATAAATTGTTGTCAGTATCCGCAATTGTTGGATTGTTGGTGCTGTGGCAAGGTCTTTCATCACTTGGAGTGATACCACGGTTTATGTTGCCGGCTCCCAGTGATGTTGTGAAAGCATTTAATAATGATTTTAGTTTACTTATGTATCATGCGAGAACAACGCTCTTAGAAGCCTTTTTAGGATTAACATTTGGAATTTTGTTAGGATTTATATTTGCGGTCGTTATGGATCATGTATCGTGGTTCCATAAAATGTTTTACCCACTTATTATTCTTACACAGACAATTCCTACCGTTGCATTGGCACCGCTTTTGGTGTTATGGATGGGTTACGGATTACTTCCTAAAATTACGTTAATCATCTTAACGTCGTTTTTCCCCATTACGATGGGATGTATGAATGGATTTCAGTCCTGTGATAAGGACGCCTTGAATTTAATGAAATCGATGGGTGCAAATACCTTACAAACCTTTCGTCATATAAAATTTCCACATGCCTTACCTTACTTCTTTTCCAGTTTAAAAATTTCAGTATCGTATTCTTTAATTGGTGCTGTGATTGCGGAATGGTTAGGTGGTTATAGTGGATTGGGCGTTTATATGACTCGTGTACGTAAATCGTATTCGTTTGATAAGATGTTTGCTGTAATTTTCTTTATATCTTTCTTAAGCTTGGTATTGATGGGCTTCGTTTCGTGGTTACAAAAACGAACGCAACCATGGCTTGATGCGGAAACTTTACAAAGAGATGGAGCAGATAATTCATGA